A genomic segment from Methanoplanus limicola DSM 2279 encodes:
- a CDS encoding LysE family transporter: protein MAPGITEMLIVGFAIGLTGALAPGPTLVAAINSTLKSGWRAGPLVTLGHAIAEIFMIVFVLTGLYVFLDEYSLLIVLTGGIALIVFGVLTVMDSKNVSVNLSGSSETAKNPVTAGIVTSASNPYFWIWWFTVGSALLLTAVSGGVIVFLAFIIGHWAADLGWFTLVSTGVHRGRFLLKQREYRILLTACGIFLIGFGIYFLISGMNL from the coding sequence ATGGCACCCGGAATTACAGAGATGCTTATAGTCGGATTTGCAATAGGCCTTACAGGAGCACTCGCACCCGGTCCGACACTTGTTGCAGCTATTAATTCAACTCTTAAATCCGGGTGGAGAGCAGGGCCGCTTGTCACACTGGGACATGCAATAGCTGAAATCTTTATGATCGTTTTTGTCCTCACCGGCCTTTATGTATTTCTGGACGAGTACTCTTTATTAATTGTCCTTACAGGTGGAATTGCCCTGATTGTTTTTGGTGTTCTGACTGTAATGGATTCAAAAAATGTATCGGTTAACCTCTCAGGCAGTTCTGAAACGGCCAAAAATCCGGTCACTGCCGGAATTGTAACCTCTGCTTCAAACCCTTACTTCTGGATATGGTGGTTTACAGTCGGAAGTGCACTTCTGCTGACAGCAGTTTCCGGAGGGGTTATTGTATTTCTGGCGTTTATTATCGGGCACTGGGCAGCGGATCTGGGCTGGTTTACCCTTGTATCCACCGGAGTTCACAGGGGACGGTTCTTACTTAAGCAAAGGGAATACCGGATTCTGCTTACAGCCTGCGGGATTTTTCTGATTGGTTTTGGAATATATTTCCTGATTTCCGGAATGAATCTGTGA
- a CDS encoding thioredoxin family protein, whose product MKIEVLGTGCLKCKRLMKNVEKAVSESGVDAEIVKIEDITAIMERDVMFTPALAIDGEVKVSGRVADVSEIKELIGGN is encoded by the coding sequence ATGAAGATTGAAGTACTTGGAACGGGATGCTTAAAATGCAAGAGGCTCATGAAGAATGTCGAAAAAGCAGTCTCTGAATCGGGTGTTGATGCTGAGATTGTAAAGATCGAAGATATAACTGCGATAATGGAGAGGGATGTTATGTTTACACCGGCTCTTGCAATCGACGGCGAGGTAAAAGTCTCCGGAAGGGTTGCAGACGTTTCTGAGATTAAAGAGTTAATCGGAGGTAACTAA
- a CDS encoding putative zinc-binding protein — MGDIPKCTCGGPDAPGDKKKIIFSCSGASNVGELSNAAAVLLTKEGFGNKACTASLAIETPSVMKKAEDADLIVVIDGCPVGCARHIAENAGVKIDQYLIVTKLGIKKIGDMDIVEDDLETVVSAAWEGKCVCQDAKEEKESDKKAPVCGCGGGCR, encoded by the coding sequence ATGGGGGATATTCCTAAATGCACCTGTGGCGGGCCTGATGCCCCCGGCGATAAGAAGAAGATTATCTTTTCATGCTCCGGCGCCTCAAATGTCGGTGAACTCTCAAACGCTGCGGCTGTTCTGCTGACAAAGGAGGGTTTTGGAAATAAGGCATGTACGGCATCACTTGCGATAGAAACCCCGTCTGTTATGAAAAAAGCTGAGGATGCAGATTTGATTGTTGTAATTGACGGATGCCCGGTCGGGTGCGCCAGACATATTGCGGAAAATGCCGGTGTGAAGATAGATCAGTATCTCATCGTCACAAAACTCGGAATAAAAAAGATCGGTGATATGGACATAGTTGAGGATGACCTTGAAACCGTTGTTTCGGCTGCCTGGGAGGGAAAATGTGTCTGCCAGGATGCTAAAGAAGAAAAAGAGTCCGACAAAAAAGCACCCGTCTGCGGCTGCGGCGGCGGATGCAGGTGA
- a CDS encoding type II toxin-antitoxin system VapC family toxin has product MIIFDTTFLVDLMRSYNNSGYKRAISYLREVTDSDETFATTFANVFELYKGAHKSDNPHRSIEKIDYILKLIPVLEFNRDYYDSYGKISAALEKKGTPIGKFDELIAAIAIYHNAGVVTNNTRDFSRVPGIEVINH; this is encoded by the coding sequence ATGATAATCTTTGACACCACTTTTCTGGTTGACCTGATGAGAAGCTACAATAATTCCGGTTACAAAAGAGCCATCTCTTATCTAAGAGAAGTTACAGACAGTGATGAAACATTTGCAACAACTTTTGCAAATGTTTTTGAGCTATACAAGGGTGCACATAAAAGTGATAATCCTCACAGGTCAATAGAAAAGATAGATTATATTTTAAAATTAATTCCAGTTCTTGAATTTAACAGAGATTATTATGATTCATATGGTAAGATCTCTGCTGCTCTTGAAAAAAAAGGCACTCCGATTGGCAAATTCGATGAGCTGATAGCAGCCATAGCAATATATCATAATGCAGGAGTTGTCACCAATAATACCCGTGATTTTTCAAGGGTTCCGGGTATTGAAGTAATCAACCATTAA
- a CDS encoding DUF169 domain-containing protein, producing MTEISEIKKAGEAMKSILGLRGSPVGVRLLKDDKPVAGAVMAGGNRYCQALMWARHGEHVIVNKETIACPAAARAFGFKPLPEPLKSGKGLVGFGITSEETVGKMMFEGMTVFEMDEIKQIELFPLEKAESLPDIIVVEDETEKLMWITLSYMHSHGGERVKGSTAVLQATCVDSTIIPFLEKRLNYGLGCYGCRDATDMASGEAILGFPVKELSAIVEHLTYLDKKALPHSRGKHAYASLKGEMKTGEGSCSES from the coding sequence ATGACAGAAATTAGTGAAATTAAAAAAGCAGGTGAAGCAATGAAGAGTATCCTCGGACTTCGCGGTTCACCTGTCGGTGTGAGACTTTTGAAAGACGATAAACCTGTAGCTGGTGCAGTTATGGCCGGAGGCAACCGTTATTGTCAGGCACTTATGTGGGCAAGACACGGTGAACATGTAATCGTAAACAAAGAGACGATAGCATGTCCGGCGGCTGCACGGGCTTTCGGGTTTAAACCATTGCCTGAACCATTAAAGAGCGGAAAGGGCCTTGTCGGATTTGGCATTACCTCTGAAGAGACTGTCGGAAAGATGATGTTTGAAGGCATGACAGTTTTTGAGATGGATGAGATTAAACAGATAGAGCTGTTCCCTCTTGAAAAAGCAGAATCTCTTCCTGATATAATCGTTGTCGAGGATGAGACTGAGAAACTCATGTGGATTACTCTTTCATACATGCATTCTCATGGCGGAGAACGTGTTAAAGGTTCAACTGCTGTTCTTCAGGCAACATGTGTTGACTCAACCATTATTCCGTTCCTGGAAAAACGCTTAAACTATGGTCTTGGCTGCTATGGATGCCGCGATGCAACCGATATGGCATCCGGTGAGGCAATACTCGGATTTCCGGTGAAAGAATTGTCCGCAATTGTTGAGCATCTTACATATCTTGATAAAAAAGCTCTGCCTCATTCACGGGGCAAACATGCATATGCATCTTTAAAGGGCGAAATGAAGACAGGGGAAGGTTCCTGTTCTGAATCTTAA
- a CDS encoding antitoxin VapB family protein translates to MTTVTVNLSEEAFERLNKWKKTEEESLSNVILRVLPKNRTAEEIDEILRESEIFLTDEEADKMLKDIE, encoded by the coding sequence ATGACTACAGTAACAGTAAACCTTTCAGAAGAAGCTTTTGAGAGATTAAATAAATGGAAAAAGACAGAAGAAGAAAGCCTTTCAAATGTGATACTGAGAGTTCTCCCAAAAAACAGGACTGCTGAAGAGATTGATGAAATATTAAGAGAATCAGAAATATTTCTGACAGATGAAGAAGCCGATAAAATGTTAAAGGACATTGAATGA
- a CDS encoding ABC transporter substrate-binding protein — protein sequence MTSILFLCVVAATLICGCTSDASGSPGATDDETATVQSTVIITDMIGREVEIPASVNSVIPIAQGTTRVFSYLGATDVISGISETENKSFSKYPYLAAHPELKKLPIVDAGGAGDPYFEEIVKVSPDLIVASYIDTENANHIQEKTGIPVIVIKPGVGRIGFMDYTDDNNDLFTSLDLIASVIGEEERSEELKLYIKSLVNDLEGRTSDVAEDKKVSVYVGGLSKQGAFGLASTQVKYPPFIWVNADNVASGVKSASNTIEISKEQIIGWNPAIIFADMSNIGLIKDELRSGLYDDIDAVKDDRIYGVLPYPGYGLNHELVLSDSYYVGSVLYPERFVDIDVVSKTDEIIKQFNGKESYSAITKKTGGFGRIEEF from the coding sequence TTGACATCAATTTTATTTTTGTGTGTGGTTGCTGCTACATTAATCTGTGGATGTACCTCTGATGCCTCTGGCAGTCCGGGCGCTACTGATGATGAAACGGCGACTGTCCAAAGTACAGTCATTATTACTGATATGATCGGGCGTGAGGTTGAAATACCTGCTTCTGTAAATTCTGTAATCCCAATCGCCCAGGGGACAACAAGGGTATTCTCCTATCTTGGTGCAACAGATGTTATCAGCGGAATCAGTGAGACTGAGAATAAATCATTTTCAAAATATCCCTATCTAGCTGCCCATCCTGAACTTAAAAAACTTCCAATAGTTGATGCAGGCGGAGCAGGCGATCCATATTTTGAGGAGATTGTAAAAGTTTCTCCTGATCTTATAGTTGCGTCCTATATTGATACTGAAAATGCCAATCATATCCAGGAAAAAACCGGAATTCCGGTCATTGTAATAAAGCCGGGAGTAGGCAGAATCGGATTTATGGATTATACCGATGATAACAATGATCTATTTACCTCACTTGATCTGATTGCCTCTGTGATTGGAGAGGAAGAGAGATCTGAAGAACTTAAATTGTATATTAAAAGCCTTGTTAATGATTTAGAAGGGCGAACATCAGATGTCGCTGAAGATAAAAAAGTTTCTGTTTATGTGGGTGGATTATCAAAGCAGGGAGCTTTCGGGCTTGCCTCAACACAGGTGAAGTACCCTCCGTTTATCTGGGTAAATGCAGACAATGTTGCATCCGGAGTTAAATCTGCCTCAAATACCATTGAGATCAGTAAAGAACAGATAATCGGCTGGAATCCGGCTATAATATTTGCAGATATGTCTAATATCGGACTTATTAAAGATGAACTCAGGAGTGGATTGTATGATGATATTGATGCCGTAAAAGATGACAGAATATATGGCGTACTGCCTTATCCGGGCTACGGACTGAATCACGAACTGGTTCTTTCTGACAGTTATTATGTTGGTTCTGTATTATACCCTGAACGTTTTGTAGATATTGATGTAGTCTCAAAGACAGATGAAATTATTAAGCAGTTCAACGGAAAAGAGTCATACTCTGCAATTACAAAAAAGACAGGTGGTTTTGGGAGGATAGAGGAATTCTGA
- a CDS encoding ferredoxin-thioredoxin reductase catalytic domain-containing protein — protein MTDSDSVLQKETEEKILAFAERYAEKKGFILNPDRKELADVISGLSRNKINSKKQYCPCRLRTGDKKKDREIICPCIYHEDEIERDGHCHCMVFFKK, from the coding sequence ATGACAGATTCGGATTCAGTCCTGCAAAAAGAGACTGAAGAAAAAATACTTGCCTTTGCAGAGAGGTATGCAGAAAAGAAGGGCTTCATCCTCAATCCGGACAGGAAGGAACTTGCGGATGTCATATCCGGACTTTCACGGAATAAAATAAATTCCAAAAAACAGTACTGCCCCTGCCGCCTCAGAACCGGTGACAAAAAGAAGGACAGAGAGATAATCTGCCCGTGCATCTATCACGAAGACGAGATCGAAAGAGACGGACACTGCCACTGCATGGTCTTCTTTAAAAAGTAA
- a CDS encoding permease, protein MIDLIIGSLVTGWDTLAGYLAEHVLTCLIPAFFIAGAIAALVKKDAIMKYFSPDAKKSTAYGLASVSGTVLAVCSCTILPMFAGLFKRGSGIGPATTFLYAGPAINILAIVYTAKVLGFDLGVARAAFAVVMAIIIGLIMAFLFRSHDADTKKKNAAMPSTPVVGDAEKPKWVVPLFFVFLVGILIAGTAQADWMIKFPIIYLLTLGTAFLLIYYFERDEVSEWGLETWDLTKKIFPILIIGTFALGMLSFFLPPEVFRPFFGTNSIESTFLASIVGTILYMPTLLEVPVIGTTFGYTSGVMAGGPALALLLSGPSVSLPSLLVISRIMGPKKTIVYAGLVIVFSAVAGFVYGMFFL, encoded by the coding sequence ATGATTGATTTAATTATCGGCTCACTTGTTACAGGCTGGGATACACTTGCAGGATATCTTGCTGAGCATGTACTGACATGCTTAATCCCTGCATTCTTCATAGCCGGAGCAATAGCCGCACTTGTAAAAAAAGACGCGATAATGAAATACTTCAGCCCGGATGCGAAGAAGAGCACTGCATACGGGCTTGCATCTGTTTCAGGAACAGTGCTTGCAGTCTGCTCATGCACAATCCTGCCGATGTTTGCCGGGCTTTTTAAGCGTGGGAGCGGAATCGGGCCTGCAACGACATTTCTCTATGCAGGACCGGCAATTAACATCTTAGCGATTGTCTACACTGCAAAAGTATTGGGCTTTGACCTTGGTGTTGCAAGGGCGGCCTTTGCAGTAGTTATGGCGATAATAATCGGGCTTATCATGGCATTTCTCTTCAGGTCACATGATGCCGATACAAAGAAGAAGAATGCCGCGATGCCGTCTACCCCTGTAGTCGGTGATGCAGAGAAACCGAAATGGGTTGTGCCTCTATTCTTTGTCTTCCTTGTCGGAATTTTAATAGCCGGAACGGCACAGGCTGACTGGATGATAAAGTTCCCGATAATTTACCTGCTCACTTTAGGGACGGCGTTTCTGCTGATATACTACTTTGAGCGTGACGAAGTTTCAGAGTGGGGACTTGAGACGTGGGATCTTACAAAGAAGATCTTTCCCATACTGATTATCGGAACATTTGCCCTTGGTATGCTCTCGTTCTTCCTGCCGCCGGAGGTATTCAGGCCGTTCTTTGGAACGAATTCGATAGAGTCGACATTCCTGGCGTCAATAGTCGGAACAATCCTTTATATGCCGACACTGCTTGAGGTGCCGGTTATCGGGACGACATTCGGCTACACATCAGGTGTTATGGCCGGAGGGCCTGCACTGGCACTGCTTCTTTCAGGGCCGAGCGTGAGTCTTCCGTCGCTACTTGTGATTTCAAGGATAATGGGCCCGAAAAAGACCATAGTCTATGCCGGTCTTGTGATTGTCTTTTCAGCGGTTGCGGGATTTGTGTATGGTATGTTCTTCCTGTAA
- a CDS encoding antitoxin VapB family protein, which produces MYINRYMRSISISDSTYDDLKKLKKPDMSFSDAIDILLEKQKTGTDRFFGVLAGSPVLDEIQKLTEENRHNAKFRI; this is translated from the coding sequence ATGTACATAAACAGGTACATGAGAAGCATAAGCATATCTGATTCCACTTATGATGATCTCAAAAAGCTGAAGAAACCGGATATGAGTTTTTCAGATGCAATTGATATTCTCCTTGAAAAACAGAAGACAGGAACAGATCGGTTTTTTGGAGTGCTTGCCGGGAGTCCGGTACTTGATGAGATCCAGAAATTAACTGAGGAAAACCGGCACAATGCAAAATTTCGTATATGA
- a CDS encoding permease, producing the protein MLITAGEFFVIITLELVLLFIAVSFLVGLLHAYVPEEKIKKTLSGKRNVSSTFLGGIFGALTPFCSCSTIPILVGLLNAGVPFTASMAFLLASPLLNPVIIFLLLALIGPAMTILYVAVTFVAIIVIATMLGRLGYEQYVREVTVEGLKAKPVCECTSDSFSGRHKPRLKQAYDFAISLFRQVFFYLILGAGIGAFIYGFIPADLITAVAGPDNPFAILVAAVIGIPMYIRAETIIPISAVLLSKGMGIGAVVALIIGGAGASIPEITLLASIFKKRLVAAFVISVLGVAISAGIIFQLLAGVV; encoded by the coding sequence ATGCTTATAACGGCAGGAGAATTCTTCGTAATAATAACACTTGAGCTTGTGCTCCTCTTTATTGCGGTAAGTTTCCTTGTCGGGCTTCTTCATGCATACGTTCCGGAAGAAAAGATTAAAAAGACGCTTTCGGGAAAGAGAAATGTGAGCAGTACCTTTTTGGGCGGGATATTCGGAGCACTGACTCCTTTCTGCTCATGCTCAACAATTCCCATTCTTGTGGGGTTGTTGAATGCCGGAGTTCCGTTCACTGCCTCAATGGCATTTCTGCTGGCATCGCCCCTGTTAAATCCTGTAATAATCTTCCTTCTGCTTGCACTAATAGGTCCTGCGATGACTATCCTTTATGTTGCTGTCACCTTTGTAGCAATTATTGTTATTGCAACTATGCTTGGCAGGCTTGGATATGAGCAGTATGTAAGAGAAGTAACAGTTGAAGGGTTAAAGGCAAAGCCTGTGTGTGAATGTACAAGTGACAGTTTTTCCGGGCGGCACAAACCCCGGCTAAAACAGGCATATGACTTTGCAATATCACTCTTCCGGCAGGTTTTCTTCTATCTAATCCTCGGTGCAGGAATCGGAGCGTTCATCTACGGGTTTATTCCGGCAGATCTGATAACAGCAGTCGCAGGTCCTGACAACCCGTTTGCAATACTGGTTGCAGCCGTAATCGGAATTCCCATGTATATCCGGGCTGAGACGATAATTCCGATAAGTGCGGTTCTGCTCTCAAAAGGAATGGGTATCGGTGCTGTTGTTGCTTTAATTATCGGAGGAGCAGGAGCAAGTATTCCGGAGATCACACTGCTTGCATCAATCTTTAAAAAGCGGCTTGTTGCAGCGTTTGTAATCTCAGTTCTTGGTGTTGCGATATCCGCCGGAATCATATTCCAGTTGCTTGCAGGAGTCGTGTGA
- a CDS encoding IS4 family transposase, which translates to MNHQQKDDNNSLRNWQEKLLPPEVIMEKARSNGFIKRMRKLDPTYLLYVLIFGISSHCKPTLEEIHRDYQDLGGKSAGTKEIRYQSFHNRFDSNMALFLRAMLDHYINITFADSPARLKGPVGILKDILIQDSSIVRLSKKLAEEFPPARSRSEAAGLKIHAVYSAVSHSLKSFEITDEKTHDYKKIRIDGNIKDVLFLFDLGYYSHYVLANINERGGFFVSRVKNSAKPKLKEIVSESKIFDSIFEKGMNLGDFLEKVPKSDEIELICTFTGRDKEKPWGKKRLMQISESSVSGMKMTRFGIIM; encoded by the coding sequence ATGAATCATCAGCAAAAAGATGATAACAATTCCCTGAGGAATTGGCAGGAGAAATTACTCCCTCCTGAAGTTATTATGGAAAAGGCACGCAGTAATGGATTTATTAAGAGAATGAGGAAATTAGATCCGACATATCTCTTATACGTCCTTATTTTTGGAATCAGTAGTCACTGTAAACCTACACTTGAAGAAATTCATCGTGACTATCAAGACCTGGGTGGGAAATCTGCAGGGACAAAAGAGATTAGATATCAGAGTTTTCACAATCGTTTTGACAGTAATATGGCTCTTTTCTTACGAGCGATGCTGGATCACTATATCAATATAACCTTTGCAGATTCACCTGCAAGATTAAAGGGTCCGGTTGGGATCCTGAAAGATATCTTGATACAGGACAGCAGCATCGTTCGATTGAGCAAAAAACTTGCAGAGGAATTTCCACCGGCAAGATCACGTAGTGAAGCTGCGGGATTGAAAATTCATGCAGTATATAGTGCTGTATCACATTCACTTAAATCATTTGAAATTACTGATGAAAAAACGCATGACTACAAGAAAATCAGGATTGATGGGAACATAAAAGACGTTCTTTTCCTTTTTGATTTAGGCTATTATTCGCATTATGTTTTGGCAAACATCAATGAAAGAGGAGGATTTTTTGTTAGTCGGGTCAAGAATTCAGCCAAACCAAAATTAAAAGAAATTGTATCAGAATCTAAGATTTTTGATAGTATTTTTGAAAAAGGAATGAATTTAGGAGACTTTCTTGAGAAAGTTCCAAAAAGCGATGAAATTGAGCTAATATGCACCTTTACTGGAAGAGATAAAGAAAAACCATGGGGCAAAAAAAGATTAATGCAGATTTCAGAGTCGTCTGTTTCTGGGATGAAAATGACAAGATTTGGCATAATTATGTAA
- a CDS encoding thioredoxin family protein: MKIEVLGTGCLKCKRLMKNVEKAVSESGVDAEIVKVEDIVEIMERDVMLTPALMIDGELKVSGRVADVAEIKELIGGN; this comes from the coding sequence ATGAAGATTGAAGTACTTGGAACGGGATGCTTAAAATGCAAGAGGCTTATGAAGAATGTCGAAAAAGCAGTCTCGGAATCAGGTGTTGATGCAGAGATTGTAAAGGTCGAGGATATAGTGGAAATCATGGAGAGGGACGTCATGCTCACTCCGGCTCTGATGATTGACGGTGAACTGAAGGTCTCCGGAAGGGTTGCGGATGTTGCCGAGATAAAAGAGCTTATCGGAGGCAACTGA
- a CDS encoding type II toxin-antitoxin system VapC family toxin: MILLDTSCLIDFFRGSPEAYSCIKGRSYAVTAISCHEILAGVKRTKAKREEEFFRDFFKEVIVLEYTIEAAEESSSVSASLAALGKPVNALDILIAGTAISEGIRDIHISQFKGSGLKNCIHF; the protein is encoded by the coding sequence ATGATATTACTGGATACATCCTGTCTTATTGATTTTTTCCGTGGTAGTCCGGAAGCATATTCCTGCATCAAAGGAAGAAGTTATGCAGTTACAGCAATTTCCTGCCATGAGATACTTGCAGGAGTAAAGAGAACAAAAGCTAAAAGGGAAGAAGAATTCTTCAGGGACTTTTTTAAAGAAGTAATTGTTCTTGAATATACTATTGAAGCAGCTGAAGAATCAAGTTCTGTCTCAGCGAGCCTTGCAGCTTTAGGTAAACCTGTAAATGCTTTGGATATACTAATTGCCGGAACAGCTATATCAGAGGGTATAAGAGATATTCATATAAGTCAGTTTAAGGGATCTGGACTGAAAAATTGCATACATTTTTGA
- a CDS encoding IS1634 family transposase, with protein sequence MEILDSYVDGSIESIYHLGLVAGIFDSLHIGIITDNSLPKKRQYNLSHGQVLKAMVLNGLGFTERRLYLFPKFFNDLAVENLLGEGVRLEHLNDDVIGRTLDAVYEYGATRLFNEIVVQSLINDEFAAKLIHVDTTNFSVYGKYNRNSDNTINITKGYPKDGRWDLNRFVLGIATNQVGIPLFVEAFSGNKQDSESIIEMIQNFQKSLIFDEKVYYIADAAFYSEDNIKQISETTFWISRAKGTISEVVNLTKSDVEMIDCGDERYSCFETMSGYGNVEQKWVMYEAKERVKSDLKKIEEKLEKKTIKAKNEISRLMNQEFSCQEDAEKAIKKWIVKNPMFGSTTYSIISKNKRENGKKGRPRADEILKKVFFIRAKPNEDSEIIKGEKLRAGRFVLATNDLELTADELLSNYKNQNTVERGFRFVKDKQFLVSEVFLKKEERIEALAALMAICLFVYAVAEFRIRKVLLESGESVPDQKDKPTNKPTLKWVFFLFRRVREVTIICDGNLTVKIQNYSLDNQKIVKLLGSYCEKYYRDRSTCGM encoded by the coding sequence ATGGAAATCTTAGATAGTTATGTTGATGGTTCAATTGAGTCAATATATCACCTTGGCCTGGTAGCAGGAATATTTGATTCTCTTCATATTGGGATAATTACAGACAATTCTCTCCCAAAAAAGCGCCAGTATAATCTGTCCCATGGACAGGTTCTTAAGGCAATGGTTTTGAATGGTCTTGGTTTTACAGAACGCCGACTTTACCTCTTTCCTAAATTCTTCAATGATCTTGCCGTTGAAAATTTACTTGGCGAGGGTGTTAGGCTTGAGCATCTAAATGACGACGTTATTGGCCGTACTCTTGATGCAGTTTATGAATATGGTGCGACCAGATTATTCAATGAAATTGTAGTTCAATCTTTAATCAATGATGAATTTGCAGCCAAACTAATCCATGTTGATACTACCAATTTCAGTGTTTATGGCAAATATAATCGGAATTCTGACAATACTATCAATATCACAAAGGGTTATCCAAAAGACGGAAGGTGGGATCTTAATCGTTTTGTGCTTGGAATTGCGACAAATCAAGTGGGAATACCATTATTTGTGGAGGCATTTTCAGGCAATAAACAAGATAGCGAAAGCATTATTGAAATGATCCAAAACTTCCAGAAATCACTCATATTTGACGAAAAAGTCTATTATATCGCTGATGCTGCGTTTTATTCAGAAGATAACATAAAACAGATAAGTGAGACTACATTCTGGATTTCCAGAGCTAAAGGAACAATAAGTGAAGTGGTCAACCTGACAAAATCTGATGTCGAAATGATTGATTGTGGAGATGAAAGGTATTCCTGCTTTGAAACAATGTCTGGCTATGGTAATGTTGAGCAGAAATGGGTGATGTATGAAGCAAAAGAAAGGGTAAAAAGCGATCTTAAAAAAATTGAAGAAAAACTTGAAAAGAAGACAATAAAGGCTAAAAATGAGATTTCCAGACTGATGAATCAGGAATTCAGTTGCCAGGAAGATGCAGAAAAAGCAATAAAAAAGTGGATTGTAAAAAATCCAATGTTTGGATCTACCACATACTCCATTATCAGCAAAAACAAAAGGGAAAATGGTAAGAAAGGGAGACCCAGAGCTGATGAGATACTCAAAAAGGTATTCTTTATTAGAGCAAAACCGAACGAGGATTCTGAGATTATTAAGGGGGAAAAACTCAGAGCAGGAAGATTTGTCCTTGCAACAAATGACCTTGAACTGACAGCGGATGAACTTCTCAGCAATTATAAAAATCAAAATACGGTCGAAAGGGGATTCAGATTTGTAAAAGACAAACAATTCCTGGTTTCTGAGGTATTTCTAAAGAAAGAAGAAAGGATTGAAGCACTGGCAGCATTAATGGCGATATGCTTATTTGTATATGCTGTTGCTGAATTCAGAATACGAAAAGTGTTGTTAGAGTCTGGAGAGTCCGTCCCAGACCAGAAAGACAAACCAACGAATAAACCGACACTCAAGTGGGTATTCTTCCTGTTCAGAAGAGTTAGGGAAGTTACCATCATTTGTGATGGAAACCTTACAGTGAAAATACAAAATTATAGCTTGGATAACCAAAAAATCGTTAAATTGCTTGGTTCTTATTGTGAAAAATATTATCGTGACCGCTCAACCTGCGGAATGTGA
- a CDS encoding putative zinc-binding protein, with product MTDIPQCTCSCGDAAGGKKKIIFACSGASNVGELSNAAAVTLTKEGFGNKACTASLAIKTPSVMKKTEDADEIVVIDGCQVGCAGQIAENAGVDVDQYIIITKLGIKKTGDMDIVEDDLESVVSAAWEGKCICRENEDNKSDNSRCGCGGGCR from the coding sequence ATGACTGATATTCCACAATGCACATGCAGCTGCGGGGATGCAGCAGGAGGGAAGAAAAAGATAATCTTCGCCTGTTCAGGAGCTTCAAATGTCGGGGAACTCTCCAATGCTGCCGCTGTAACGCTTACAAAGGAAGGCTTTGGCAACAAAGCCTGTACAGCCTCACTTGCGATTAAAACTCCTTCCGTTATGAAGAAGACAGAGGATGCTGATGAAATTGTTGTAATAGACGGATGCCAGGTCGGGTGCGCCGGACAGATTGCAGAGAATGCAGGTGTGGATGTGGATCAGTATATCATCATCACTAAACTTGGAATTAAAAAGACAGGTGATATGGATATTGTTGAGGATGATCTTGAGAGTGTCGTCTCTGCTGCATGGGAAGGGAAGTGTATCTGCCGGGAAAATGAGGACAATAAGAGCGATAACTCCAGATGCGGATGCGGCGGAGGATGCAGATAA